TAAATGGAGGGTCTGGATTAAACCTCCTGTTTCGCTGAACTGCTGGGGATGGACTGAGAGGCCTTTGTTTGCTGTGCAACAAGATCAGGTCCTCTTTTGTCCTGCTCTCATTCATTCCtcagacagtcacacagaaaCCCAGCAATAAATCCAGTCTGCAGCGCTTAGATTTCAGTGTCCTGCACTGTGACAGGTCTTTGCTGAGGCAGACTCAGGTTGGTGgctgtttactctgcagttAATGAGTAACTCCACACAGGCTCTGGTCACCTCCTCATTACTCccccagacagcagcagcagcagcgtggcCATCaaatctgttgccatggcactCATTGTTGCTGTCGGAGGCTTCCAGAGAGATGGACAGGACAGATAAATTTGTTGTGCAGGAACATCAGTCCGTTTAGCTCAGTAATGTTATTATTCTGTTGGTGTCTGCAGTTCTTTCGCTCCGTTCAGTCCACCTGCACCGAGCTGCTGAAGGTGATCGAGAGGTACCAGCAGAGGATCACACGTGAGTCGCATTTAAAACCAGAAGATATGCGTCcaacactgaaaataaaatacaaataattttTTCCTGCATTCCTCCTTCCTCAGGCTTGTCTCAAGAGGAGAATGAGCTCGGGCTCTTCTTGCGCTTCCAGGCTGAACATGACCGCACAAAGGCTGGCAACATGATGGACGCCACCAGCAAGGCCCTGTGCACCTCAGCCAAGCAGAGGTTAGTGGACCCGATGAGTCTCGCTTTAGAAAATCCACCTTGTctacatgtttctttttttgtccttaGGATGGCTCTATGTCCTCCGCTGCAGCGCCTGCATCAGGAGGTGGAGACGTTCCGGCGGCGAGCAATCGCCGACACGCTGCTGACTGTCACTCGAATGGAGAAGGCCCGCACAGAGTACAGAGGGGCGCTGCTCTGGATGAAGGACGTCTCCCAGGAGCTGGATCCAGACACCTACAAACAGCTGGAAAAGTTTCGCAAGGCAGGAGGAGCCGTGTGTGTTCCGACTGTACGAGTGTGTGAGGATCGTGtggtttaatgtgtgtgtgtttctgtgatcaGGTCCAAGCTCAGGTCAGAGGTACAAAGAGCCAGTTTGAGAAGCTGAAGAATGACGTGTGTCAGAAGGTGGACATGCTGGGAGCGAGTCGCTGCAACATGCTGTCCCACTCCCTCTGCACCTACCAGGTAAACCTCCACCCGGCACCTGCCAGTAGAAAAGGACCTCCGTCTGCTCTTTACTGAACACTTCCACCTCTGTCAGACCACTCAGCTGCAGTTCTGGGAGAAAACAGCCCACGCCATGTCACAGATCCACGAGGCCTTCCAAGGACACGTACAGTACCAGTTCACCACGCTCAAGGTACCCAGAGCTGACGGACAGTTCGGCGTTGATGATCGTTTGTGTCTCTTAAATTTagcagtgtttgttgtttgttcaggaCCTGCGGGATCCGCTGGAGCAAATACCAGACTCacagaagcaggaggagaagaaggagaaggcgTTGCAGAGCAACACAGACAGGTCAGAGAAGACAGGACCCACACTGTCCCATCTGTCTGCACCACCCTCCTCTCTCCGCCATGTTTATGTTCCTGCATGCTGTCTTCAGCTGTCATCATTTCTTCTCTACTTTCACTGTCcctgtctttatttttcatccatcctcctcttcagcTATGTCTTCATCAAACATGAGGCCAATGTCAGGCCCATGTTTACCCACAAGTAAGTGTGCAGGTTTGACGTTGTGATGGTCACTAGTGAGAATCAGTCTGCAGTGGAAGCTGCTAATTTGCTATAAATAGCAAAACCGTGTCCTGCCAGACAGATATGGCACCGTCTCactttttccctcctcctcctcctttagtCTGGTGTCCTTGGATGACGACAAACCACCAGGAAGTGCCTCAGATGCAGGTATTTACTGCCCCCTGTTGGCAGAACACAAGATagattcttgttttttttttaacagggcTCACAGGTGATGTTTGTGTCTTCCTCTGCAGACCCCACCCTCAGCCGTGACGGACAGCGTCAGACCAGCGACAGTGgtgagtgagtctgtgtgttagtgtgtaacAGTAGGCCTACATGTGTGTACACTGGGGTTGCTGCCGCTCACTGTGGGACCGGATGCCTGCCTTTGATCTCAGAGCACCCAAAtgctccacacacacccacaccggCCCTGCAGGACCTCAGAGGGCTGTCCACAGACGACGACCTGATGCTCATGGCCTGTGACGAGGCAGAGTTCCCACTCCCACCCAATCCTGCGCCGCAGCTCCTTCCTCCCCCGCAGCCTGGACATGAGAATGAGCCATGGGGCTTTGGAAGCTTCCAGCCGAGCCTCCCGGGGCCACAGACTGCTGGTAATCCAGCTGActgtctgctgctttttctgCACCTCTCCTgagattcctgcttcttctttgaGCCTGGATTCACTCTCTCCTGCTGGTGGAACAATCATTGTCCTTTCGTGtctccttcactgtggcttcTATCACTTGAACACCAGAGAACCCAGGCTGGCTGCTTACTAACAGCCCGCTCTCTTGTCTTTTCCTCCTTCCTGTAGCTGGGGGTCTGCCGTCAGGTGCagggacagaggaagaagatggagagcGTAGCGACATGGCTTTCCTCAAAGACCTCCTCAGCCCGGGCCCAGGAGCCAGCGACGAGTTCAGCAGAGAGTGGCAGGACGCTTTTGGCATGTTCGACCCTCCCAGCGCTCCCTCGGTGAGCACAGGAGCAGCAGGCAGCGGGGCAGCAGCACGTCCATCCTCCACCCCTCCGAGCCCCACGGGCTTCCTCCCGTCACAGCTGCTAGATCACAGTCTGAGCTCCACAGGTCCGCCACACTGCTGCCTCCTGGATGAATGAGCTCACCGCAGCACTACTTTTTTAACTCTTTactctgtttttatcttttagGCTGGGCAACACCACCCATGTTCCAAGCTCCACCCCTGCAGCCTCCGCCCGGTCCGAGCCAATCGGCTCAGATGGCGCCAAGTTCAGCAGCAAGCGGTGAGTTCTTCCTCAGGCTGTCCAAACAGCCAGACTTAGATGGACTTTCACatacatgttctgtgtgtgtgcagctgctcctGGAGGATCCAAAGACATGTCTGCCTGGTTCAACCTGTTCGCAGACCTGGACCCTCTCTCCAACCCTGACGCCATTGGACGCTCCGAAGATGAGCTGCTCAACGCCTGatgcagaagtgtgtgtgtgtgtgtgtgttttccatgtCAGAAACCGACTTCACAAACATGAACAGCAAAAACAGACACTTTTATCCCACTACACTGGAGGGTCATATCATATATATAAACTCTGTTAAAGACTGTTAACAAGTCGTGAAGCCTCTGACTCATGCACACTGCAAACATCACAGGGATTCACTTCcctgcttattattattacagtcgGGCAGaatgatttttgtgtgtgtgtgtgttttgcggGTGTGTCTTGgtttgctgtgtgtgcacatgatgACAAGGGACCCAGGATGTGAAACCTTATTTACAGCTAAACCGTTTGTATGTAGTCACACAGGAGCGTTGATGTGTTAACCCACGTCTGCTGCAACATGTTTGATCAGATCTGACTTCCTGGCATTTTTGTTGACGTCTTTTTCATTACTACTACGTAATCATTATGTCTATGTCTTACTCAAGCTTGATTATCAGTGCACTACCTACTGAACTCTAACCGCTAACTAGTCAGCAAAAGACACTAACTAGTATATAAGTCAGAGTAAGTAACTCCACAGCTACACAAACTGAGGACGTGTCTGGTCTTATAATCACTCAGTCAAAGGCCAAGTAAACCATGTGAAAGATGTGTTTGTAGGGCCATAAGTGGGACAGTGGGGtttattttaatcattattattattattattattgtggagTATCTAAGTCCTAACAGAGTCTGATGCATCTAATTATTGCTTTTGAAATGAAGCCTTTTATGTTGTGCAGTGTAAAGTAACGATGaagtaacactgtgtgtgtgttttcttttgtttttgaggATGTACAGGTAATTCAACATTGGAGAAATGTTACCACGTCacatatttagaaaaaaaaatccattccaGAGTGACATTTCTGAATGTTTATGAAGTGGTTCAGTGGATTTCATGGCATATTAATACGATGTCTACATGCACTGAGTGAAACCAAACCCTCAGCtttatgtgtgtgcctgtaaaaatgacacTCAGCGGAGCTCAGgtgatcagagagagagaaaacacctTTTATCTCATCGATATCATTAGTGTTTCTGTCACATCATGTATTATACAGTTTCCTCTATATTTACACGCTTCAAGTAAAAGAATGTATTTCTAAAATCAATCACAGAGGCTTTACTTAATTCAACTATGCCTTTTTATTTCACTCCAAGGGGTTGAACAGATGAAAACTTGGCAGTTCTGTTTCCAATAAACTGGACAAGCAAACAAAggaatcgtgtgtgtgtgtgttctgtttttcttctactgagcctcattccaAAATGCTGTTTATCCACTTTGACAAAAAATATCTATATTTCTGCTCTTTGAAACGACAGTTTTCTGTAAATGGATGTCTTAGAAACAACAAATAAGAACATGCTGCTGTAAATGTGATTGTTTTTCAGCAAGTGGATATCTCATGTTGGAACAGTACTCCATCATAAATACTTTTTGTTACATTACTTAGCTGTTACTCCGATCAGAACACACTGAAcaaaatacatccatttcctctcTACGTCTATAGTCTGCTACAGGTTTTTACATCGGTCAGTATGTCCGCTGTGTGAGGCTACATGGATAGCAGCTGTTGGTTTGTACTCTGTTTAGCAGTGTAGATTTGTTAGTGTGCACTGAGAAGTCAGTATATCTCTTCGTATCATATTTCACTACAAACCTGAGATGGATGATGTCATCTACTCTGGATTAAAGTTCTCTGAAGACCCAATGACACTCCTgtttgataaataaatacatagttATTCACAACAATGAGACATGTAGTAATTCACAGTACTCAGcggaggaaaggaggggggtGGGTTAAACGCTTCATTCAGATTCATCTCTTCGTCAGCCAATATTACAAACACAGTGTGCCTCTATATTTACAGATCCAGTACATTCCTCTCCCAACATGGCAGGCACAGTCAAGTTAAGTAGTAATGACATATACAGGGATACAGGAGGGGAGGGCCGGGGCATGGAGAGGCTGTAAAATAGTTGAGATGATGACCAGCTGCTATTTATTATCTTTTCATTCATAGCTGCAGTTTCTACCGCGGCCATTAGGGGGAGACAGCCCCCATAGACCTCATTGTTAAAAAATGCCAACACATTACACATACATGTTCATAGTCTGTCTGGTGATTAAATCGGTTTTCAGTTTAAATATTTTTcgcttttatattttaaatatcgTTCTCTCTCGTTTTTATTACGTTAAAATTAATTCAGTTTAATTACTTATTAAACGTATGCCCATATTTGGACACAAAGGAAGTAACGCGGATtcgctgccaagatggcggcgACGTCCAAGTTGCGTTGTGGGAAAACTACCAAACTGCAGGTTCGTCCATGCAcaaatacatgtttattttgatttgtgtcattttatttttattgtgccACTTATTTTTGTCACTGGTGTAGCATAGCTAtcgatatttatttttttttacaataacagGCGAATTggctgccaagatggcggccGTCGGACCCTCTAGTCTGCTTGTTAAGGAGTTAGAAATATATCCATATTAATATCCATATTTATTTGtagttatgtatttatttttttagtgcCTCTTGCTTTGTCACTGGTGTAGTGTAGTTGTTTTTGAGTGTTTACAGTAAGAGCTGGGGCGCGCTGGCTGCCAATATGGCGGCCGCCGTAGCTTCTAGTGCCCTCTTGGCGTAATTGCGTAATTGCAGGTGCAGGTGTTAGCATGTACTTCCTGCTTGATTTATGCCATGGTTGTTAAAAGTGACACAGTCGTACATAAATGGACCTTTAGCCACTAAAACAATCAATAACAGCAATAAATAGTATTAAAGGTTCTCATTTCTGCTCAGTAAGTCCATCAACCTCTCCATGCTCAGGGCCCTGCAAGCCGATAGGAGCCTGTCCTAAGAGGACCCGCATGTAGACACATTTTACAGCAACACAAGCTGAGCAAGACAAGAGGAAATCTGCAATACAGTGACAGCCAGGGAGAGAAAGATGAGGGTAGCTGTGaaagtgaagtaaaaaaaaaaaaaagggacgcTATGGGAGTAAAAGGTTGGCGCTTGGGAGAGAGGGGCAAGCAGACACAGGTTGAACACGCTGCACACATCATAGCCCTGGCCTGTGTTTCCCATAGATACACACCACACAGCAGAGTCCAGTTCACTGCTACCAGCTAGTCAGATGCATGCATCAGCTTGCACTAGTTTAGCTGTCACTGGAAAATTGTTGATAAAAGTACAAAACAGATGtcaagatttgtttttgtttttttttttggtggtctAAAAATATACTGATTCCAAATGTGAACTGTGCACCGCCTTACTCGTGTTTTTGTCTTGTACGTATCTATGGCCTTCATAGTGCAGTGATCAAACATGATAGCTGCACTGTGATGGTTCAGGGAAACTAAGCGGTGTAAAATATCaggcacatttttaaaatttctCCTTTTCACAACCCTTCAAGTTTTGCTACGATATATCTGGCAGCACCAAAATTAGCCTCCGTGGTCAATCTCATGGTCGCCAAGGAAACCAGCggccctttttttttaagtaatggAAGGCATATTTTATATCAAGAGAAATAACTCGTACAGATAGAAAAAGAGATATGTCCGTGGAAAGGCGCCATGGTATAATACGATGAAATAAAAGAGTCTGTCCTTTCACCCTTTCCTcccaaaaaacagcaacataacCAGCACTGAAGGTAGAAGAAAGCGATGAAATGTTAGCTGCAAACACCTGCTGAGGGCTGCAGGACGTTCATGTTGTAGTCgtctgaggaggagaggcagtggGAAGCGCTTTTTCAACAATATAAGGACATCAGAGAGAGCTTAGCTGGCATGCTGAAGGCATTTTTTTGGAGATGAACCGTTGTTTCCTCAAATGTTTTCTGACTTCATTGGTGGGTGGAAGGGGTGTTGTTGACTAAAAGGCCACAGGGA
This region of Parambassis ranga chromosome 2, fParRan2.1, whole genome shotgun sequence genomic DNA includes:
- the ical1 gene encoding islet cell autoantigen 1-like isoform X1, with the translated sequence MMDGFAGDMLSSGRALLGEDSSVMARMQKKFWKTKQVLIKATGKKEDEYVVASDADLDAKLEFFRSVQSTCTELLKVIERYQQRITRLSQEENELGLFLRFQAEHDRTKAGNMMDATSKALCTSAKQRMALCPPLQRLHQEVETFRRRAIADTLLTVTRMEKARTEYRGALLWMKDVSQELDPDTYKQLEKFRKVQAQVRGTKSQFEKLKNDVCQKVDMLGASRCNMLSHSLCTYQTTQLQFWEKTAHAMSQIHEAFQGHVQYQFTTLKDLRDPLEQIPDSQKQEEKKEKALQSNTDSLVSLDDDKPPGSASDADPTLSRDGQRQTSDSEHPNAPHTPTPALQDLRGLSTDDDLMLMACDEAEFPLPPNPAPQLLPPPQPGHENEPWGFGSFQPSLPGPQTAAGGLPSGAGTEEEDGERSDMAFLKDLLSPGPGASDEFSREWQDAFGMFDPPSAPSVSTGAAGSGAAARPSSTPPSPTGFLPSQLLDHSLSSTGWATPPMFQAPPLQPPPGPSQSAQMAPSSAASAAPGGSKDMSAWFNLFADLDPLSNPDAIGRSEDELLNA
- the ical1 gene encoding islet cell autoantigen 1-like isoform X2, whose product is MMDGFAGDMLSSGRALLGEDSSVMARMQKKFWKTKQVLIKATGKKEDEYVVASDADLDAKLEFFRSVQSTCTELLKVIERYQQRITRLSQEENELGLFLRFQAEHDRTKAGNMMDATSKALCTSAKQRMALCPPLQRLHQEVETFRRRAIADTLLTVTRMEKARTEYRGALLWMKDVSQELDPDTYKQLEKFRKVQAQVRGTKSQFEKLKNDVCQKVDMLGASRCNMLSHSLCTYQTTQLQFWEKTAHAMSQIHEAFQGHVQYQFTTLKDLRDPLEQIPDSQKQEEKKEKALQSNTDSLVSLDDDKPPGSASDADPTLSRDGQRQTSDSAGGLPSGAGTEEEDGERSDMAFLKDLLSPGPGASDEFSREWQDAFGMFDPPSAPSVSTGAAGSGAAARPSSTPPSPTGFLPSQLLDHSLSSTGWATPPMFQAPPLQPPPGPSQSAQMAPSSAASAAPGGSKDMSAWFNLFADLDPLSNPDAIGRSEDELLNA